One Salmo salar unplaced genomic scaffold, Ssal_v3.1, whole genome shotgun sequence genomic window, GAGATCCATTCATCTTAccatatttctccaatgccaagccagagtgtgtcttgtttgcaaaGAATTCAATCTCAGACGGCATTATGAATCTAAACATGGTACTTTCAAAGTAGCCTTCCCGCCCCAGACAGAGGCCTGAAGCAGAATCACTGAAGCATTAACTACAAGCTACAAACACGGCAGTAGAATCCTCCTTCATGGCCTGATCCAACAACAGAAGGTCACAAGTGCTTTCCTAAAAGCATCCTGGGTTCTAACCAAACACAACATGCCCTTCACAGACGCAGAGCTGTTTAAAAAATGCATGGTGACAGTTTTGGAGGAATTGGCTACAGACAAGTCTATGGATAGCCTAATTGCGTCTGTCAAACAGGTGCCCCTGTCTGTGACATCAGCCGGACGCCGTGTCTGTGCTCTGGCGGATGACGTGTATAGGATTGTTCTGGAGGGGCTCAGTCAGGCTGAGCATTTTCCCCTGGCTATTGATGAGAGAACTGACAACACCCATGTAGCACagatgtgtgtttatgtctgttatTTTCATGGAAATTACTTTAAAGAAGAGCTACTGGCACTGATTCaactggaaggacacaccaccggggacgttcccctggaaggacacaccaccgggacgttcccctggaaggacacacctccggggacgttcccctggaaggacacaccaccagGGACGTTCCCCTGGATGGACACACCTaactaattttgggttagttagacaaattttgggttagttctctcaagaagaactaacccatctcaacatgacagaaagtaagacagggaaacccatctcaacatgacagaaagtaagacaggagaacctatttcaacatgacggagagtaagacaggagtccctgaccttatcttctctcaagaagaactGTCTTATGGTATGAAGATTGTTCTTCTTGAGAAAAGATCGAGCCTTCTTCTCTCCAGAAGATGTCTGGTAGacccatttaaataccttttttggacatttcaagatagcagatgtttgagttgggtctattaacacagctgtgagttgttatttttttcatttttgacataaTGAGCACTCCTGGATgtgacagattttgactcatattgagtgatatgactgagctatttaaaaacactttttcaacatttctagatagcagttagttcagtttgatcttattaaagacagctgtatattATTTTTGGGACCCAAAAATATTCTATGTTCACGCccactttttttgcactatgtttgaaggctgtcaactTCTTCTCAGgaggagaatcacttagcctttcaactaattttcaaatgataggatgcctatttaaaaacactttttcaacatttcaagatagcagttagttcagtttgatcttattaaagacagctgtatcattttttaaattcattttgacatattttttgggaccacttttttgctctgtttgaaggctgtcagcttcttctcaggaagagaatcacttagcctttcgactaattttcaaatgattggatgcctattttaaaacactttctctacatttcaagatagcagttagttaattttgagcatatcaaagacagctgcaactttattttattaattttcacaatttttattttttattctaagtCCACAGTCTCTGTCATTGAACTATGTTGAGTCGTGTGCCTGGTGATTGAACAGTTTACCAGGTGTGTTTTTGAATATAGTTCTTAATGGCTTCAGTGGTGTGCTGGtgtctgcatgttgaaggagtggatttcTGAAGTCATGGCGCCTGCTAAACAGACtgatttgggatataaagaaggactcgaccattcattgtgtagctgggaccctcgggattgcaaacagaggaagatcttcaaaggtaagtgatttattttatcgctatttgggattctgtgacgcctgtgcttgtttggaaaatatgttattgtggggtgctgtcctcagataatcgaatgctatgctttcaccgtaaagcctttttgaaatctgacaacgcagttcgattgccaagattctaagcttttaaatgatgtatgacacttgtattttcatgaatgtttaatattacgatatttctattttgaatttggtgctctgcaatttcaccggatgttgtcgtaggTGTCCCGGTAGCGGTCCGCGAGCCCTAAGAGCTATTAAAACCATGTGCCCTGATTTAGTTAAAACTGGTTCCATCAGAGCCCTTACAAAACCTTTTACAACTGATTCATCATTGTCATACCtcatagggtccagagttttcctggttaggtcaacAGATAAGGATAAACTCTGGGTCCCAGGGCAAAAAAATTGCCCCcccccactctgggacctatggttgccaccagtctgcttgccgttctcagttatcgtcaggtactgtatgtggatgatcagggctttatacagaaaaagtttcttgggctactttgatttGCCAAGTGGGTGAGATTTGAATTCCGTGTTTATCTTCATGGACAAACTTGTTGTTCAAACCTACGATGGCTCAGCTTCAAGGGAacgtatctgctatttgtatttccaACTGAATTCCCTCCTGttccatgatttaacaagcgatgaccactccactaccattgtcaactacctcctcacatgaactggaagccatgtctcatgtggcccactcatccactggcacattgaatgtttcctctccaagcactgtgaggaaacccctgtcaattttctctcattactttgtgtagagtcaatcacaaacacaatcacattattacacatctatgactcattcttagctcttttgtctcactgtgtagtgtttttgtgttattgtcttcccagtcaaatcctgtcctgcactggtcaagcctctgaacacctcaactcatgcctcataccctcattcaatcactgctgtgatcccttcctaAAATGGTGTacgtagccctctcattcctattccccataatattgtactataagtgtctttattaaatgctttaggttaaaataattactctTTGACGATTTTTTAAACAGATTTTTAACATCTctgtgtaacgatcgtcgtcgggtgatgaggaagaggaccaaagcgcagctgggagcgaacacatgtttattcttcacactgaaataaacacgtacacaaaaccaagaaaatgcagatacgttaactgctcaaaacacaaagaggcaacaccccacaaacagcgtgggggaaaaaggaacaacctcttggggctagggggcagtattgagaattttgaaaaaatatgtgcccatttttaactgcctcctacaccaactcagaagctagaatatgcatattattgttcaggtttggatagaaaacactctgaattttctaaaactgtttgaatggtgtctgtaaggataacagaactcatatggcagtcaaaaccctgagacaaattctgacaggaagtggatacctgatgtgttgaattacctttaagcctatgccattgaaacacacaggggcttattaattgttgagcacttcctatggcttccactagatgtcaccagtctttagaaagtggtttgagtcttatactgtgagaactgaacgaacaagagccttggaacggtggtggccgattagactctggcgcgcgagttcatgttgggtactctcgttcgaAACGTTTGAAAAGAGAATGCAAatgtccgccttgaatattattcatgttctggttgaaaaaggcactaatgatttatgctatacaacgtttgacatgtttgaacgaacataaatatttttttcccctcgttcatgatgaGAAGTTCggctggcatagatcatgtgctaacaacacagagctttttggacataaattattagctttttcgaacaaaactacatttgttatggacctgggattcctggaagtgacatctgatgaagagaatcaaaggtaatggattatttacatagtattttcgattttagatctctccaacatggcggttagtctgtatcgcaaagcgtatttttatgggcgcagtgctcagattattgcaaagtgtgatttcccagtaaggttatttttaaatctggcaatccggttgcgttcaagagatgtaaatctataattctttgaatgacaatataatattttaccaatgttttcgaatagtaattatttaatttgtcgtGCTgatttgactggcggttattggagggaaacgatttcctcaacatcaacgccatagtaaaacgctgtttttggatataaatatgaacttgatagaactaaaaatgcatgtattgtctaacataatgtcctaggagtgtcatctgatggagattgtcaaaggttagtgcataattttagctggttttctgcttttggtgatgcctgtctttgaattgacaaaacattacacacagctattgtcaatgtactctcctaacataatctaactttatgctttcgccgtaaagcctttttgaaatcggacaacgtggttagattaaggagatgtttatctttcaaagggtgtaagatagttgtatttttgagaaatttgaattatgacatttaattgttttcaaatttggcactcttgatatttcacctgttgttgatagggtgtaccaggggtgggacgcatgcgtcccacatagcccctaGTACATAGagattaaaggaaaaagcttctaccagtccgtggtgagtaatcccagttctgatgtccagaagttattttcggtcgtaagagacagtagcagcaacattatgtacaaaataagttgtaAAACATCAGCCATACTCTTCGGCACCATTTCTGAGATATCTCTTGTTGAAACTGAACAAATTGTGGTACAGCAGGCTGCTCCAAAGCAAGAGAGCTATTAACTAGTGTTGAGCTGTGATGACAAGCCTTTTGTCTTCTGTATTTAAATTAGTCACTAACCAGGAGTGACATGACCTCCATTCCCCTGCTGGGAGGGATTCTAGACCCTCGTTTATGTAGCTCTATTTTAGAACAAGTTATTTCCTTCTTGAATGATTTTCATGACAAATCTACTAAAAAACCCTTGCTGGTCTCAACACAATATCCTCCTTGGCCAGATAACAATTTTCCTTAATAATTCCATTACTTAAATGAACTTCAAAATCGTCTCATGTCCTAGCTGTAGGCTACTTGTTTTAATGGCTCTAACATGCTCTAAGGTTCCAGCTTGTAGAGATGATCTAAAACATGTTTCCCAGCATTCTAAAATGAGTTGAAGAAAATGTGAATAAAAGTTATAAGGTGAAACATCGGAAACCAAACTTCTTAGGAGAGATTAATTTATTGAAAATCCTTTGAAATCAACATCGGAAGACACACTCAATCAGGCGGGGGCACACACTCAATGAAAGTCGAAACTTGAGAGAGTTTTACAAGATCAAGTCAGAAAATTACTTTGTTAGCAAAGGCATAATGGAGATTATGAGCCCCGGCTCTCATATCTGAAACTGTGCTGAGTGGAGGCTACAACTGCCTCGAAAACATCTCAGACATTACACTGGAGCGGAGACTGGCTGATTTCTCACTGTCACCCCTGAGGACACTGTTGATCCAAGGCATGTAGGCAGAGAGCTTCATGTAGACAGCGTATTTCCTCACGGCACAGGCCTTATCGAAGGACAGGATCCCTGCAGCATACACTCTGCCGTCTTTGGGGTCCTGGACTGCCAGGGCACCGCCTGCATCCCCAAAGCACACATTCTCCTGGTACTTGCTGGCTCCAGTACAGAACATGTTGTCGTCTATGGTTGGAGTGCTGCCACCACGGTTGTACTCTGCCTTACAGAAGCTATGCGATGCCACAGGCAATACCAGGTGTTTCAGTGACTCAGCGGGGGTGAAGTGGACCCCCCAACCCCAGCCTGTGATGATGCCTTTCTCCTGGGCTGCCTCAGCCAGGTCCTCACCCCTCTCAGGCAGAGGGATGGGCATCACAGCCTCGCTCAGGGTGAATGGCTCCTTCAGCTGAATCAGAGCCAGGTCGTTGTCCCAGTCTGACACGCTCTGGAAGCCTGGGTGCAGAACCACCTAGAAGGGGAAGGGAATAATTCATAGGACCTTTTTTTTGACGATCTACTGTATTTGTGCTCTAACTACCTATAAGACTGAAAATGATGATGTAGGTGAGAGAGCCCAGTGCAGTTCTGCTTGCTGTAAATACTGAATTGTCTGTATATTGTTTGAAAGAGATGGTAATGGGTATACTAGCTCACCTTTTCTACAGCAACTTCTTTGGAGTCATTGGCTTGGGAGTATCGCGTGATGCCTAGGTACACCTTGGGGATGATTGGTTCTTTCCCCTGGGTGTCCTGCCTACTCTTCCTGACAAACAAGTTCCTGCCAGCGGTCAGGACCCAGCGGTCAGAGATTAGAGCTCCCCCAGCGAAGCCCCCGTTCATGACGTTTTTACTCAGATAGACCATGGCCTGCCAGGGGACATGAGGGGCCAGGGTGCCCCCAACCATACGCCTGAAGCGCAGGTCTGGGCaagaaacacaacaacattatTTCTATACAATCTCTATATGGTTAAAACATCCCCAACTCAGCACCACCTAGCACTTACTGCTGTGCAACTCAAACACAACCATAAAAGATTATTGCAGAAAAATGAAATGTGCCTCAATACAATTCCAGCCTTTGttttagtttgagtttgagtttgcTAAAATCAACACTATTCACTTGAATACACATAACATTTGGTAGTAGCTTTCTGGAACCTTTTAGCTTTGACCTGACAAAAGTTCAGTAAATTCATTAATCATCTACTATTATCTAAAAAAAATAAGTGTTGTCATGACTTGAGCCAGACAAGGCTAGCTTTCACAGAATTACCTTGGAGGTCACAATACGCAGAAACCTAGATGAGGATGGAATTAGTGTCATTTCTCTTCTCAAACATTTTCCTGAAACGTTTGATGAGAGGTGGATTTTGAGGAATTTTACTTTTCAAGGCTTTCATGCTCTGTAGATTTTCCTAATGACATATTTTACCATCCAGCTTGGAGGAAGCTGAGACTGAggatctctccttcctttcctccctgcTTGCCTTCTCTTTGATCCCTGTCATCTCATGTGTGTCGCTGCTGAATCGATTTTTAAGATAATCGGGATAATAGCTGTGAGCCGTGAGACTTAACAAGGTTCTCACTTGAAAGTGATAGTGACATCCTCATTTTGGCCACAGCTACTGTATTCTCCAACAGGCTGAATAGGAACAGCTTGTGTCTGCTCAGCTCAGAGTTGCGTAAGGGGATCCATAGTGAAGATTGGCTTCAGAACATCCGATGAGAGTGACAGTGTAATTGAAATGTGAGTGATATCCTTACACGAACCAGTCACAATGGGCCAGCAAATATAATATGTTTCGGAAATAGACAAATTGCACGTGTGAAAACACACGTGTAATGTGTAAGTCCAATATTTTTGGGCGATATTCTGCATCAATGGTGTCACTAACACCCACCTTAACATAGACATGGGACAAGAAAGGTTGTCAATGATCTTTAAAATGTACATGTTTTTGTTTGAAAACGTTTCATCCCTCTCACTTTGTTGACATTTCAATCTAAATCAGAAAAAGTAAGCCCGTATTGGCATAAGGCAGGGAGTTGGTTATGTGTCAGTTAGACAGATAGCTACCTGAATTGTCTGACATCTCATCAATTGATTtggttttgattttgattttgattttgattttgtcCTGTTCCAGACAGACACAGGAGGCCGCGAGGAGCACTACCAGGGATGACCTGCGGACAGAAGGAACACataagtacagtacacacacacagagccaactGACAGACAGCGCCCAAACACTCACTAGTACCACAACTAACGGTTCCTTTACTTAGGAAGTCTCTGGGCTTGCTTGTTAACCTATATTTAGAAAAGGTCTCTAGCTAAAGCAATTTGAATGTTTTTTGAAAGATTTAAgtagctgtgtttccctgccaTTTTACAAAGATCCATTGTCCAAAGACATTTCAGAGATTCATTTGGATTGGTACTGCAATGACAACAATTGCCAGGCAACTAGGGTTTTGTTGAAGAAAGAATATGAAAAGTATAACATACCACATTTTGATGGAAATATCTGTTTATCAGTTTGTATGTTGAGCTGTGTCTCCTCTGTAAAGACGATGGTACTCCGTGAGAAGTTATAGGACCAAGGCCTTATATCTGCTGAGGAGAGAACTCACCCCCTGTCTGCCCACCGCTGGGAATTTTGCTGGACACAGCTTCAGTTCTGATTCCCGAAAATCGGAGAGATTGCAAAATCTCTGTTCATGCCAACCCATTATTGGAATCGTGtccaaaccctaaccctgaccccatctGGAGCTCAGCCACAGCCAACTAGTATCAGAGAAGACCATCTGAGGGATAAATCATTTCATAGGGTATGAATTATGAAATCAGAACAGGACACAGCACATCTATAATTTGTGCGTCAATTTGGTTTATTGAAAGTAAATGAGGTGCATATAAATGCCGCATCAGAgtgtattatttaaaaaatgtgataccgtcatggttgttgttgtttgttgttgactCACATTTGCTGTTTACGACTCACTTTGGTAACACTGTACTTGACATCCAGCGTCATAAAACATTATGAcacagtcataaccatgtcataatatgtcataacagctgacataacttgtcatagcctgttataatatggtcataacactgttatGACACATATTtggacctgttgtgacatatattgagttattttatggctggttataacacctacataagagtgtcaaaacccacaaaacctaccacacaaggcaaaccattccattacaccatagcctacatgtcaacagtatgtttatgttatataCAAATGTTTGAAATTGACCATATTCAATTATTGTAGTTGctcacacattgatgtcagacatttttttttataaacaaaaacatttatttcacctttatttaaccaggtaggccagttgagaacaagtcctttatttaaccaggtaggctagttgagaacaagttctcatttacaactgcgacctggccaagataaagcaaagcagttcgacacaaacaacaacacagagttacacatggaataaacagaagtacagtcaataacacaataaaaaaatccagtgttattaacactggagtgatagatgtgcagatgatgatgtgcaagtagaaatactggtgtgcaaaagaacaaaaaaagtaaataaaacaatatggggatgggttggcgcccccccccttgggttgtgccatggcggagatctttgtgggctatactcggccttgtcttcggacggtgagttggtggttgtagacatccctctagtggtgtgggggctgtgctttggcaaagtgggtggggttatatcctgcctgtttggccctgtccgggggtatcatcggatggggccacagtgtcttctgatccctcctgtctcagcctccagtatttatgctgcagtagtttatgtgtcggggggctagggtcagtctgttacatctggagtattctcttgtcttatccggtgtcctgtgtgaatgtaaatatgctctctctaattctctctttctctctttctttctttctctcggaggacctgagccctaggaccatgcctcaggactacctggtatgatgactccttgctgtccccagtccacctggccatgctgctgctccagtttcaactgttctgcctgcggctacggaaccctgacctgttcaccggacgtacttgttgcaccctcgacaactacaatgattattattatctgaccatgctggtcatttatgaacattttaacatcttgaccatgttctgttataatatccacccggcacagccagaagaggactggccacccctcatatcctggttcctctctaggtttcttcctaggtttttggccattctagggagtttttcctagggagtttttcctagccaccgtgcttctttcacatgcattgcttgctgtttggggttttaggctgggtttctgtacagcactttgagatttcagctgatgtacgaagggctatataaatacatttgatttgatttgatttgtaggtagttggatgggctatttacagatgggctgtgtatgatcggtaagctgctcagatagctgatgcttgaagttagtcaGGGAGATATaccgttgaagtcggaggtttacatacaccttacccaaatacatttaaactcagtttttcacaattcctgacatttaattctagtaaaagttccctgtcttaggtcagttaggatcaccactttattttaagaatgtgaaatgccagaataatagtagagagaatgatttatttcagcttttatttctttcatcgcattcccagtgggtcagaagtttgcatacactcaattagtatttggtagcattgcctttaaattgtttaacttgggtcaaaggttttgggtagccttcctcaagcttcccacaatatgttgggtgaattttggcccattcctcctggcagagctggtgtaactgagtcagatttgtaggcctccttgcacacacacgctttttcagttctgcccacagattttctatcggattgaggtcagggctttgtgatcgccactccaatacattaactttgttgtccttaagccattttgccacaacattggaagtatgtttggggtcattgtccatttggaagacccatttgagaccaagctttaacttcctgactgatgtcttgagatgttgcttcaatatgtccacataattttcctacctcatgatgccatctattttgtgaagtgcaccagtccctcctgcagcaaagcacccccacaacatgatgctgccaccgccgtgcttcacagttgggatggtatgatggctgtgtggtcccatggtgtttagacttgcgtactattgattgaatgtgttaccttcaggcgtttggaaattgctcccaaggatgaagcagacttgtggaggtctacaatttttttttctgagattttggctgattccttttcattttgccatgatgtcaagcaaagaggcactgagtttgaaggtaggccttgaaatacatccaaattatgtcaattagtctatcagatgcttctaaagccataacatcattttctggaattttccaagctgtttaaaggcacagtcaacttagtctatgtaaacttctgacccactggaattgtgatacagtgaattataagtgaaataatctgtctgtaaacaattgtttcaaaaattacttgtgtcatgcacaaagtagatgtcctaaccgacttgccaaaactatagtttgttaacaagaaatttgtggagtggttgaaaaacacgttttaatgactccaacctaagtgtatgtacacttccgacttcaactgtatgtgattcaCGATTAAAAACGAaattctgatgatgccatgattaagaagaatcatgaatgaatcatgaatcataatgagtgagaaagttacagaggccacaacaaaacatgctaacctctcaccattaccaataacagaggctacaacaaaacatgctaacctctcaccattaccaataacagaggctacaacaacacatgctaacctctcaccattaccaataacagaggatacaacaaaacatgctaacctctcaccattaccaataacataggctacaacaaaacatgctaacctctcaccattaccaataacagaggctacaacaaaacagctaacctctcaccattaccaataacagaggttacaacaaaacatgctaacatctcaccattaccaataacagaggctacaacaaaacatgctaacctcacaccattaccaataacagaggctacaacaaaacatgctaacctctcaccattaccaataacagaggctacaacaaaacatgctaacctctcaccattaccaataacagaggctacaacaaaacatgctaacctctcaccattaccaataacagagggggtttgaTCTTTGTGCCTCCGTTTCTCATTTATcatcattcacgattcattcatggttattcataatcatggtagcatccacatgaatgtagaagtcactgacaatacaagtgaagtgactccaaaatgacaggacattatttactattcagtatctattaggaaaaacatcatccaaaacacaaccaagacaaactgcaaatgaattcaacaagttagtagaatcacaagcctcactgcaggtgtcaggaatcccgctttctgagtctgtttctgcctgagctgactgttttctgtttggagtctaagggtgcgttcagaaacctatctggttgctaggcgacgaagttaggcgggagatctagtgataTGATTACCCtatctggttgccaggcgacgaagttaggcgggagatctagtgattaccctacacctgcatctcatcaaccttctgcacacctggtcctgatcatcacctcttcataagccctgagctgacatccattccctgctggatcgttagcaacgaacagcctcatgtttcctgagctagtcttgttgttttgttcttgttaCTGGTTACTCCCGTTTACTCTTTCTACAGTCaacctcccggaacattcaactcccttgcctggccgtcggtggatacagtgacgtcattgaatccacccatctactctcatcaactcacctccgcttcgtctcctggatcactcaaattacacatcaagactaccaataaatactcaccttcattttactcaccttgtcctggtctgcttctgggttctgtcttagagaaacgtgacagcaggcatggaatatgggacaacatgctaaacttatgactactttaatacactataagtaatatgtccgaataattacgactttttcaaatgggagaactacatgcataaagtactttcatatctgataatactgacctcagagtctccagtttacagtggggattccccagtacagcagagagcagcttcactcctgaatccttcaggtcattgttactcaggtccagctctctcaggtgtgaggggtttgacctcagagctgagaccagagaatcacagccttcctctgtgactccacagcctgacagcctgcaaagagtctaatcatattaaaaccacactgctattctttggagACAAAGAGATCATGACTTCAAACACATTGTTAatttagtgtagaaggacaatggcagatgcatttggttaattctcccaaacaacatatagattcttcttctgtctcctagaattgtatggtcatattgttatactaatgtgaaaatcaatgcatttattcaatgttttcaatataatattatacacatattataatgcatatttttctttaacctgaatatttcttcctgatgattaaattttatatgtcattttatgtactcacagaacagctctggaggctttgaccactggcagcagcctcagaagaccttcctctgatctggagtatttcttcaggtcaaacacatcaagctccttttctgaagtcagcaacacaaagaccagagctgaccactgtgcaggtgacagattgggt contains:
- the LOC106598822 gene encoding haptoglobin, whose translation is MWSSLVVLLAASCVCLEQDKIKIKIKIKTKSIDEMSDNSDLRFRRMVGGTLAPHVPWQAMVYLSKNVMNGGFAGGALISDRWVLTAGRNLFVRKSRQDTQGKEPIIPKVYLGITRYSQANDSKEVAVEKVVLHPGFQSVSDWDNDLALIQLKEPFTLSEAVMPIPLPERGEDLAEAAQEKGIITGWGWGVHFTPAESLKHLVLPVASHSFCKAEYNRGGSTPTIDDNMFCTGASKYQENVCFGDAGGALAVQDPKDGRVYAAGILSFDKACAVRKYAVYMKLSAYMPWINSVLRGDSEKSASLRSSVMSEMFSRQL